Within Rhododendron vialii isolate Sample 1 chromosome 12a, ASM3025357v1, the genomic segment cgtgccgtgctcgTGCCGTGTCGTGGTGGGCCATTTTACTTTGTCGGGCCATATCGGGCCGTGCCTTTTTaaaatcgtgtcatgtcgtgccatGCCCGATTAATCAATCGTGCCGCGTCGTGCCGTGCCTTGCCTTTTTTTGTCaggttgtgtcgtgccgtgcttttttttatcgggttgtgtcgtgctgtgcctttttttgtcgtgtcgtgtcgtgccagccATTAAtgggttgtgtcgtgccgtgcctttttttgtcgtgtCGTACCGTGCTTTATTTTGTCCGGTCAAGTCGTGGCGTGCCTTTTTTGTCGGTTCGTGTCGCGGTGTCGTGCCATGCCGGTCCTTAATCGTGCGCCTGCCGTGCCATGTTGCGCCTGCCGTGCTGATACCGTTTCATAGTTCTGCTGCTCCCCTCAAATTTGCCTGCTGGATTTCTCTGCTTCCTTATGGTACAAACCGAAATTACATGTGAGCTTCAAACTTTGGAAGCAACTAAATATAAAACACTGCAAACCACTTGATTCACAATCCCGGCCCGCCGCAATAGAATCACCACACAAAAATGAGTGGTGAATTTATGTTTGAAGTTCAGAATGTTAAAAATGAATAGTACACAACATAAACGATTCTAAGACCATCGGTAATGGtgtttcaaaaattcatttcgCAGAACGAGGAACAGTAAATCAGGCATATGCTTGATACAATCTACAAATAAATCTCTCCACAAAATAAGAACTACATAGGAGAGGAACATCCTCACACCAAGTCAAGACTGCTATGCATATTCATCTCATAGCCGGTGGGTCTTGTGGCACCCATAAATTTCCAATCCcattcacaaaagaaaaaaggaaagacgGTAATACGGTATAGttgactgaaaaaaaaaaccctcccaaGTATCCAACTAGCCGCTTGCTACAATTTCGTGAATAGCATGGCTGGCAGATTCATCCTCGGATCTAACGGCAAGTttcattgcaacttcttttggCCCGTCAATGTTGAACGAGAGCCAAACTAGAACCTTTAAGTTGCACATGTAAACACCAGACAATAAGCAAGTGTGCGATCTTGAGTTTGGTGGGACCACCTCTGTGCCCTGAAAGACACCATCAACGAACAGGAGAGATTTATTCAATTTTAGACACAAAGAAGTATAAAACAATACTGCCATTGTTCCTAGTTCCTACTCACTATGcaactttttcattttcaattcctTTCAAGTCTTGCCTGCTGCAGTCAGTGCAGTGCAGCCCTTGGGTTTTTCTATCATGTTTTTAACTTTAAATTTAAAACTTTCAGAACATAATTTTGCTCTTCATTACGGAAGGGGAACTAATGACTACAACCCCTGACCGAAAAGGAAGGAGCACAATgttcgaaaatacacacacaaaaaataaaaataaaaatgaagctACGTTACTGTAGAAAGAAAGACAGTTGAAGAAAGGAAAGGACAACGCTGGTCGCTGGATCAAAACTCCAATGTGATAAAATGGGATAAACACCAAATATCATTGCATTTTCCTCATAAAAATCTTGAATCCCCTTTTGCTTCGTTTTATTTCAAGGCCCTAGCATCTTTAACTTGTGAACTAATTCAAGGACAagaattatttggaccattcgTAACTTTAATGAGAAACTCACCTCACAGGGCTGCATGCCAAGAAGGTCTATGACCGTATTGATGGCTTCTGCCAAGCTTTCCCTTGCACCGAGACCATATTCATCCACTCGCTCATAATCTGGGCCATGCTTTCCCAAGCATTCCTGAAATTAGAGACCCCGACTTTTAATACATAATCCGCTGCAACAACCTCAAGGTCCTCCAGCTGGTATTCATCAtccacaccatcgtcctcagcaTTGCCCGTGGTTGGATCAACCTGGCAATACCCACTAATAAGTAAGAGAGTGATAGGCGTGTATCCTGTGAATATTTCAAAGCATGTCTAAGCTTTGTAGGTTTGAAGTAATAGGACACAAGAAAACTTTTTATGGAAGTCCAGAAACTAGGTCTACTGATCTTTGTTCTCTAATTTATGCAGTTGTAATAGGCTATAAATCATCCTGGCATGGTAATAATAATGTATAAATCGTCCTCAAATGTTTGGGGATAGATTCTTGTCCAATTGATTATTTATCATCGTGCAGTCTACATGTAATTGCTTGAGCTATTCACTTTTCTTGTTGGTCGCAAAAATGAGCATACAAACAGGGTTTCTATCGGAGTACTCCCACATGGTTTTGGTTCAGACTGATAAAGGAAAGCAAGCTTCTGATTCAATGTCAAAACAAGAGGTATGATTTTGGCAGGGGTACTAGGAAATCATCCTTTCCGGTAAACATCCTACCGCGGTGACATGGCTTAAGTTACCCATAAGTCTCTGTGACTTGCAAGCAGAAAACTAAACACTTCATACTCCATAAGTTGCAAAGGTACAAACTCCCTGCACTGGGTGAACAAAAATATTAATACAACCTTTTTGTCAAGTCTAGTCAACCTAAGTCTACCGTGGCCAATGTATCAGTTCTTTTCCGTATAATTACTCGATAATTGAAGCACGTTACTCCATTCCTTGAAATTGGGTATCCAATCTCAATCCCGGCATCATTCGTTTTATACCCAGATCTTGGAAAGATAGCTAAAAGAATTGGTGAACGAAGCCATTTTCCATCCCTTTTGGGTGGGAGAGGATATGAGAAGGAAAcaaatatatgtttatgagatAAGTTTTACCGTTCTGTTATGCGCGATACTATGTGTGAGTAAATCATTTCACTTGACAAATCCAAGAGCAGTAAATTTGTTGCGTTGCTTATAAAGCTTGTTTTTACATGAAGGATAGTCATTAGGAATCTTCATAGACTTCATTCAAAATACATAGACTTCATTCAAAATATAtgtgattgttttctttttactcTGTGAGATCAAATTCGCCTCATTAATAGGTCGTATCTAATTGCATACGGTGTAGAAGCAAACAATCTAATGAAGTAAACACTCCAAGTATTGACCAAGTGATCCAGACAATTGAAAGGAACTAGCATACTATCCAGTTCTGGTTTGATAGTGTCAAGCACTTGGATTGTATCTTCCTACGAGTCTAGGGCGATGTTTGGGGCAGTATAAGTGATGAGGCAATAACTTCCGTCAGAGTATGAAACCTAACTCGGGCTTCCATTCCTATCAATGGGGGGACCACTTCACTCAGTAAGCTAAAGAAGAACGCCACCACAGAATGAACCCAGGCGTCTTCAGGAAGAGGAGAAACAGTACCTCTTTTACAACAAACTTCAACATGTTAGAAAACTTTCCGACAGCAGGGACTCCATCTGGCTTCTCAAATGCTACAAAACAGCAGGTTGCAAAACTACAGCAACAACCTGGACATGTTCAGATTGCAA encodes:
- the LOC131311790 gene encoding coatomer subunit gamma-2-like, whose translation is MQPCEGTEVVPPNSRSHTCLLSGVYMCNLKVLVWLSFNIDGPKEVAMKLAVRSEDESASHAIHEIVASG